A region of Allocoleopsis franciscana PCC 7113 DNA encodes the following proteins:
- a CDS encoding cation-translocating P-type ATPase, protein MLQQTVPVTPSSHSNSRPALANAWHTLDVEKALLELGSNAETGLTSQQVEERLQQYGTNELEETAGRSKWEILLDQFKNIMLVMLIVVAIISGVLDLISLQQGGSQGEVPFKDTIAIMAIVILNGILGYLQESRAEKALAALKRLSSPKVRVIRDGRPVEIEGKQLVPGDIMLLEAGVQVSADARLIEASNLQIREAALTGEAQAVTKQVEAQLQEDTPLGDRVNLVYQGTEVVHGRGTAIVAGTGMRTELGKIAEMLQAVESEPTPLQQRMTQLGNVLVTGSLVLVALVIVGGMLKSYLDTGRFNGGVLQELVEVSLSMAVAVVPEGLPAVITVTLALGTQRMVRRNALIRKLPAVETLGSVTTICSDKTGTLTQNKMVVQHVATVERTFGVTGEGYTPTGEFKIDNQSIRPEQYPELQTLLIACVVCNDAVLQQEVPKSQENGKRNSATHGQQEWIILGDPTEGALLSLSGKSGLEKDSLTRQLKRVGEFPFSSERKRMSVICQGRTQNVAQHAQESPFVMFTKGSPELILERCQTYQQGDKVETLTHTQRQQILEQNNQMAGSGLRVLGFAYKPLESIPSQASENSTEQELIWLGLVGMLDAPRTEVREAVEQCREAGIRPIMITGDHQLTAQAIAQSLGISQVGDRVLSGQELQRLSQEELEQEVEHVSIYARVSPEHKLRIVQALQSRGKFTAMTGDGVNDAPALKQADIGIAMGITGTDVSKEASDMVLLDDNFATIVHAVEEGRVVYTNIRRFIKYILGSNIGEVLTIAAAPIIGLGGVPLTPLQILWMNLVTDGLPALALAVEPPEPDVMKRPPFSPRENIFARGLGSYMVRIGIVFAIISIALMVWAYSYTHASGYRGNPETWKTMVFTTLCIAQMGHALAVRSISRLVIQVNPFSNPYLLWAVLVTTALQLALVYVPPLRSFFGTHYLSPTELLICLGFSSLLFVWVEMEKLFFRFYYSRRRA, encoded by the coding sequence GTGTTACAGCAAACAGTACCCGTGACTCCATCTAGTCATTCAAATTCTCGGCCTGCTCTGGCAAATGCATGGCACACCCTAGACGTTGAGAAGGCCCTTTTAGAGTTGGGCAGTAATGCAGAAACTGGTCTGACATCCCAACAGGTTGAAGAGCGGTTGCAGCAGTATGGCACCAATGAATTAGAAGAAACCGCCGGTCGTAGTAAGTGGGAAATCCTCCTCGATCAGTTCAAAAACATCATGTTGGTGATGTTGATTGTGGTAGCGATTATTTCAGGGGTTTTAGACTTGATTTCGCTTCAACAAGGAGGCTCACAAGGCGAAGTTCCCTTCAAAGATACGATCGCGATTATGGCGATCGTGATTCTTAACGGTATCTTGGGTTACCTTCAAGAAAGCCGTGCGGAGAAAGCACTTGCGGCTCTTAAGCGCCTTTCTTCCCCGAAGGTGCGAGTCATTCGAGATGGCAGACCCGTTGAGATCGAGGGCAAACAACTGGTGCCGGGGGACATTATGCTCCTAGAAGCGGGTGTTCAGGTGTCAGCGGATGCGCGTTTGATTGAGGCATCCAATCTCCAAATTCGGGAAGCTGCCCTGACTGGGGAAGCTCAAGCCGTCACGAAGCAGGTTGAGGCTCAACTGCAAGAAGACACACCCTTGGGCGATCGCGTTAATTTGGTGTATCAAGGAACCGAAGTCGTTCACGGACGAGGCACTGCCATCGTCGCGGGTACGGGAATGCGGACAGAACTCGGTAAAATTGCCGAGATGCTGCAAGCGGTGGAAAGTGAGCCGACACCCTTGCAACAGCGGATGACCCAACTGGGTAACGTCTTGGTCACGGGTTCGCTGGTGCTGGTTGCTTTAGTGATTGTGGGCGGTATGCTCAAATCCTACCTGGATACGGGCAGATTCAATGGCGGGGTCTTGCAAGAGCTGGTGGAAGTTTCTCTTTCTATGGCTGTCGCTGTCGTCCCGGAAGGTTTACCTGCCGTTATTACCGTGACTCTGGCGTTGGGAACACAGCGCATGGTGCGTCGCAACGCCTTAATTCGTAAACTCCCAGCCGTAGAAACCCTAGGGAGTGTGACAACGATTTGCTCTGATAAAACCGGCACATTGACTCAAAATAAAATGGTCGTGCAGCACGTCGCGACGGTGGAGCGAACGTTTGGCGTGACAGGTGAGGGTTACACCCCAACAGGCGAGTTCAAAATCGACAATCAGTCCATTAGACCCGAACAGTATCCAGAACTGCAAACGCTGCTTATTGCCTGTGTCGTTTGTAATGATGCTGTCTTACAGCAGGAAGTCCCAAAAAGTCAAGAGAATGGCAAACGGAACTCAGCGACCCATGGACAACAGGAATGGATCATTTTAGGGGACCCCACCGAAGGAGCATTACTGTCCCTATCCGGCAAAAGTGGTTTGGAAAAGGACTCGTTGACTCGTCAACTCAAGCGAGTCGGGGAATTTCCGTTCTCCTCAGAACGCAAGCGGATGAGTGTGATTTGTCAAGGCAGAACTCAAAACGTTGCCCAACACGCTCAAGAATCGCCTTTTGTCATGTTTACAAAAGGTTCTCCAGAACTGATTTTGGAACGTTGTCAAACCTATCAGCAAGGGGATAAGGTTGAAACCCTGACCCATACCCAGCGTCAGCAGATCTTGGAGCAGAATAACCAGATGGCCGGTTCAGGATTGCGGGTACTGGGATTTGCCTACAAACCTTTAGAGAGTATACCTTCACAAGCCTCAGAAAACTCCACTGAGCAAGAGTTGATTTGGCTGGGGTTAGTGGGAATGCTCGATGCTCCGCGCACCGAAGTGCGGGAGGCGGTAGAGCAGTGCCGTGAGGCGGGTATTCGTCCGATTATGATTACCGGTGACCATCAATTGACGGCACAAGCGATCGCGCAAAGTTTAGGTATTTCCCAAGTAGGCGATCGCGTCCTCAGCGGTCAAGAATTACAACGCCTCAGCCAAGAGGAACTCGAACAAGAAGTCGAACATGTCAGCATTTATGCCCGTGTCTCCCCAGAACACAAACTGCGGATCGTCCAAGCGCTTCAGAGCCGAGGTAAATTCACAGCGATGACCGGCGATGGGGTGAACGACGCACCCGCCCTCAAACAAGCCGATATTGGCATTGCCATGGGAATCACTGGCACCGATGTCAGTAAGGAAGCCAGCGATATGGTACTCCTCGATGACAACTTTGCCACAATTGTTCATGCCGTCGAAGAAGGTCGGGTCGTTTACACCAATATCCGCCGATTTATTAAATACATCCTGGGTAGTAACATTGGTGAGGTACTAACCATTGCTGCCGCTCCCATCATTGGATTGGGCGGTGTTCCTCTGACACCGTTACAAATTCTCTGGATGAACCTCGTCACCGATGGGTTGCCCGCCCTCGCCCTAGCAGTGGAACCCCCAGAACCGGATGTGATGAAACGCCCTCCCTTTAGTCCCCGCGAGAATATTTTTGCCAGAGGGTTGGGGTCTTATATGGTTCGCATCGGCATTGTGTTTGCGATTATTAGTATTGCTTTAATGGTATGGGCTTACAGCTATACTCATGCCTCTGGCTATCGGGGAAATCCAGAGACTTGGAAAACAATGGTATTTACCACCCTCTGTATTGCCCAAATGGGACATGCCTTGGCAGTTCGATCAATTTCTCGCCTCGTAATACAGGTGAACCCCTTCTCTAATCCTTATTTGCTCTGGGCTGTTTTGGTTACGACCGCGCTACAGCTAGCCCTCGTCTATGTTCCGCCGCTGCGAAGTTTCTTCGGGACTCACTACCTCAGCCCGACAGAATTGCTTATTTGCCTAGGCTTTAGTTCTTTATTGTTTGTTTGGGTTGAGATGGAGAAACTCTTCTTCCGCTTTTACTATTCCCGTCGTCGTGCTTAA
- a CDS encoding lipid kinase, protein MTQRALLLVNRHSRRGEETLSNAISQLQALGFQLFEESTAQPQQLSDLICDYRDRVDLVIIGGGDGTLNACVEGLVSTQLPLGILPLGTANDLARTLKIPQSIPKACQVIAAGHTQRIDLGRVNDKHFFNVASLGLSVEITNKLDKQAKRVWGVLAYAATALKVVWKARPFWAEIRTQKESIRVKTVQIAVGNGRYYGGGMAVARDAAINDQRLDLYSLEYQHWWQIILLLPAIWRGRQAEWLGVRTLEGKEFEILTRKPQPINADGEIVTYTPAKFRLIPKAITVFVPEFPLLGEVKINS, encoded by the coding sequence ATGACTCAGCGAGCGCTGCTGCTGGTAAATCGTCACTCTCGGCGAGGAGAAGAAACTCTCTCCAACGCTATCAGCCAGTTACAAGCGCTGGGCTTTCAACTGTTTGAAGAATCAACAGCACAGCCCCAGCAGTTGTCAGACCTGATCTGTGATTATCGTGATCGCGTGGATTTAGTGATCATTGGCGGTGGAGATGGTACCCTCAATGCCTGCGTAGAAGGGTTAGTGAGTACTCAGTTACCCTTAGGCATTTTGCCTCTAGGAACCGCCAATGATCTCGCACGCACCCTGAAAATTCCCCAGTCAATACCCAAAGCTTGCCAGGTGATTGCCGCCGGTCACACTCAACGGATTGACTTAGGTCGAGTCAATGATAAGCACTTTTTTAATGTCGCCAGTCTGGGGCTTTCCGTAGAAATTACCAATAAACTCGACAAACAAGCCAAGCGTGTATGGGGAGTCCTCGCCTATGCGGCTACTGCCCTGAAAGTGGTTTGGAAAGCTCGACCCTTTTGGGCGGAAATTCGGACCCAGAAAGAGTCAATTCGGGTCAAAACAGTACAAATTGCCGTGGGGAACGGACGATATTATGGTGGAGGCATGGCGGTGGCGAGGGATGCGGCGATCAACGACCAACGCCTAGATCTTTATAGCTTAGAATATCAGCATTGGTGGCAGATTATCCTGTTGCTCCCGGCGATATGGCGAGGCAGGCAGGCCGAGTGGCTGGGTGTGCGTACCCTGGAGGGTAAAGAATTTGAAATTCTGACTCGCAAACCTCAGCCCATCAATGCCGATGGGGAAATCGTGACCTACACCCCGGCAAAATTTAGACTCATCCCCAAGGCAATCACCGTTTTCGTGCCTGAGTTTCCCTTACTGGGAGAGGTGAAAATTAACAGTTGA
- a CDS encoding ShlB/FhaC/HecB family hemolysin secretion/activation protein, which produces MGDSYFEGKPLFHPSISLPEYDYEIAFSTTTLSASPSSLDPIHNAPRTSASPSFLEPLPALAPQSLGYLTQQVAWQPSLVREERPHPATVSKAASGLLGTPEKVHPNSRLKWEDFSAFSVFSLSPTKLMPLSGESFLPPLFLQAQIPTTPPPIPPQELQPNPNQERFLQPSTTPAPLTPDSTSPTQQSPIPKLEIPDIDSPTQQAPIPKLEIPDVNSPTQPSPIQPSPTPTLESPNNQTPTQPTPTPTTEPSTQTIPVKTIKVTGSTVFGSQQLNPIVQPYEGRTLSLEQLREVADKITQLYLDQGYITSRAILANQVIPPDGVVEIAVIEGSLEEIQVEGTRRVKPGYIRSRVQLGTGKPLNTGKLEDQLRLLRADPLFENVEASLRAGTGVGQSILIVRVVEADPFEGSVSIDNYSPPSVGSERLGLNLLYRNLTGYGDEIAASYYHTTTSGADSFDFSYRIPLNPMNGTLQLRAAPSRNRITQEPLNVFDIGGESELYEMSFRQPLIRSPREELALSLGFTYQEGQTFLFGSPSPFGIGPDENGVSSTRVIKFGQDYLRRDVKGAWSLRSLFSFGIGALGATTNPDPIPDGGFVSWLGQIQRVQILNEDNFLIVGADIQLTPDSLLPSQQFVIGGGQSLRGYRQNIRSGDNGVRFSVEDRITLQRNEAGASIFQLAPFFDAGVVWNKSDNPNNQFLPSQRFLAGIGLGIIWEAQPGLSLRVDYGHPLIKVDDRGENAQDRGFYFSVRYQF; this is translated from the coding sequence GTGGGAGACAGCTATTTTGAAGGAAAACCTCTATTCCACCCCTCAATTTCTCTTCCGGAGTACGACTACGAAATTGCCTTCTCAACAACAACACTTTCAGCCAGCCCTTCCAGTCTTGATCCGATCCACAACGCACCGCGCACTTCTGCTTCGCCCTCGTTCTTGGAACCTTTGCCAGCACTGGCACCTCAATCCCTAGGTTATCTGACACAGCAAGTCGCATGGCAACCCAGCCTGGTGCGTGAGGAGCGTCCACACCCAGCTACCGTGAGCAAAGCCGCATCAGGGCTACTCGGCACGCCAGAGAAGGTTCACCCAAATTCGCGGCTCAAGTGGGAAGACTTCTCCGCTTTTTCTGTATTTTCCCTCTCCCCCACCAAGCTCATGCCTTTGAGCGGTGAAAGCTTTCTCCCACCCTTATTCCTACAAGCGCAGATCCCGACAACTCCCCCACCCATCCCCCCACAGGAGCTACAACCCAACCCCAACCAAGAGCGCTTTTTACAACCATCTACCACTCCAGCCCCCCTAACACCGGACTCAACCTCACCGACTCAACAGTCTCCTATCCCAAAACTGGAAATACCCGATATAGACTCACCCACTCAACAGGCTCCTATCCCAAAACTGGAAATACCTGATGTAAACTCACCGACTCAACCCTCACCGATTCAACCCTCACCCACCCCAACACTGGAATCTCCTAACAACCAGACACCGACTCAACCCACCCCAACACCCACAACAGAGCCAAGCACTCAGACGATACCCGTCAAAACGATCAAAGTAACGGGTAGTACTGTCTTTGGTTCACAGCAACTCAATCCCATCGTGCAACCCTATGAGGGGCGTACCCTGAGTCTGGAACAACTCAGAGAAGTTGCCGATAAAATCACCCAATTGTACTTGGATCAGGGCTACATCACTTCTAGAGCGATTTTGGCTAATCAAGTGATTCCTCCAGATGGGGTTGTAGAAATTGCCGTGATCGAAGGCAGTTTGGAAGAGATTCAAGTCGAGGGAACGCGCCGAGTCAAACCCGGTTATATTCGCTCTCGTGTGCAGTTGGGTACCGGCAAACCACTGAATACGGGTAAGTTGGAAGACCAATTGCGGTTGCTCCGAGCCGACCCCTTATTTGAGAATGTAGAAGCGTCGCTGCGAGCGGGAACGGGTGTAGGACAGAGCATTCTGATTGTTCGGGTGGTTGAAGCTGATCCTTTTGAAGGCAGTGTCAGCATTGACAACTACTCGCCGCCTAGTGTGGGTTCCGAACGGTTGGGACTCAACTTGCTCTATCGCAACCTGACCGGCTACGGAGATGAAATTGCCGCCTCCTACTACCACACGACCACCAGTGGCGCGGATAGTTTTGACTTTAGCTACCGCATCCCCCTGAATCCAATGAACGGAACTCTGCAACTCAGAGCCGCTCCGAGTCGTAATAGAATTACCCAAGAACCGCTGAACGTCTTTGATATTGGAGGGGAATCTGAGCTGTATGAGATGAGTTTTCGGCAGCCGTTAATTCGCTCACCCAGGGAAGAATTGGCTTTATCTCTGGGATTTACCTACCAGGAAGGACAGACCTTTTTGTTTGGTTCACCGTCTCCTTTTGGCATTGGCCCGGATGAAAATGGGGTGAGTAGTACGAGAGTGATTAAGTTTGGTCAAGATTATTTGCGTCGCGATGTCAAAGGGGCTTGGTCGTTGCGATCGCTCTTTAGTTTCGGCATCGGTGCCTTGGGAGCCACGACTAACCCTGACCCTATACCCGATGGGGGTTTCGTGAGCTGGCTGGGTCAAATACAGCGCGTCCAAATTCTTAATGAGGATAACTTCTTAATTGTGGGAGCTGACATTCAGCTCACGCCGGATAGTTTATTGCCATCCCAACAATTTGTGATTGGGGGCGGTCAATCCTTACGAGGCTATCGGCAAAACATCCGCTCCGGTGACAATGGGGTGCGCTTCTCCGTGGAAGACCGTATTACCCTACAGCGAAATGAAGCGGGTGCGTCTATCTTTCAACTCGCGCCCTTTTTCGATGCCGGTGTCGTCTGGAATAAGTCAGATAATCCGAATAATCAATTTTTACCCTCACAACGGTTTTTAGCGGGTATTGGTTTGGGCATTATTTGGGAAGCCCAACCGGGATTGAGTCTGCGAGTGGACTATGGTCATCCCTTAATTAAGGTCGATGATCGAGGCGAGAATGCTCAAGACCGAGGCTTTTATTTTAGTGTTCGCTATCAATTTTAA
- a CDS encoding DUF4912 domain-containing protein → MAKERPPLEEMTLRQLRKVASEYGISRYSRMRKAQLLAEIQKIQRTKISPSLSRTVEAQEEVEAAKFELGQDDRTGGTLASVDEGLGDLPGGYGESRIVLMPRDPQWCYAYWDIPNDHKEDLRSQGGQQLALRIYDVTDIDINYQSPHSVQEYPCDELAREWYLPMPVSDRDYTVDIGYRCADGRWLTLARSAPVRVPPVYPSDWIEDQFITVSWEEDLRDKTVYTLVPPSKRMATSAGTQEGSTNAIYDAIFGMAKSAEAQRVAGSLYGSMQQAPIHEQSISSYVFPSGVGMWAVPTASGLNMSGVGMSGAGFSASAIPMRPRQFWLVADAELIVYGATEPDATVTIGGRPIKLNPDGTFRFQMSFQDGLIDYPIVGVAADGEQTRSIHMKFNRETPSRNTNTKEEAVPEWFA, encoded by the coding sequence ATGGCAAAAGAACGCCCACCTTTAGAAGAGATGACCTTGCGGCAACTACGAAAAGTCGCTAGTGAGTACGGCATCTCTCGTTACAGCCGGATGCGTAAAGCGCAATTGCTGGCAGAAATACAAAAGATCCAACGCACAAAAATCTCTCCGAGTCTATCTCGCACAGTGGAGGCACAAGAAGAAGTGGAAGCTGCAAAGTTTGAATTAGGTCAGGATGATCGTACTGGTGGTACCCTCGCGTCTGTGGATGAGGGGTTAGGGGATTTACCCGGTGGTTACGGTGAAAGCCGGATTGTGCTGATGCCCCGCGACCCCCAATGGTGTTATGCCTATTGGGATATTCCTAATGACCATAAAGAAGACTTGCGGAGTCAGGGCGGACAACAGCTAGCGCTACGGATTTATGATGTCACCGACATCGACATTAACTATCAAAGCCCCCATAGCGTCCAAGAATATCCTTGTGACGAACTAGCACGGGAATGGTACTTGCCCATGCCTGTGAGCGATCGCGATTACACGGTGGATATCGGTTATCGTTGTGCCGATGGTCGCTGGTTAACTTTAGCTCGTTCCGCCCCAGTGCGTGTTCCTCCGGTTTATCCCTCCGACTGGATTGAAGATCAATTCATCACCGTTAGCTGGGAGGAAGACTTACGCGACAAGACTGTCTACACGTTGGTTCCCCCCAGCAAGCGGATGGCGACAAGCGCGGGAACTCAAGAAGGCAGTACGAATGCGATCTACGACGCGATCTTTGGCATGGCGAAATCCGCCGAAGCTCAGCGTGTGGCCGGTTCTCTATACGGTTCCATGCAGCAAGCCCCAATCCACGAACAATCCATCAGCTCCTATGTCTTCCCCTCCGGTGTGGGCATGTGGGCTGTCCCGACGGCATCTGGTTTGAACATGTCCGGTGTTGGCATGTCGGGGGCTGGCTTCTCCGCTTCTGCGATCCCAATGCGTCCTCGCCAGTTCTGGTTAGTTGCAGATGCTGAGTTGATTGTGTACGGTGCTACCGAGCCAGATGCCACCGTAACCATTGGCGGACGTCCAATCAAGCTGAATCCCGATGGCACTTTCCGCTTCCAGATGTCCTTCCAAGATGGATTGATTGACTACCCAATTGTCGGGGTGGCAGCCGATGGAGAGCAGACTCGCTCAATTCACATGAAATTTAACCGCGAAACACCATCACGCAACACCAACACCAAAGAAGAAGCCGTTCCAGAATGGTTCGCGTAG
- a CDS encoding superoxide dismutase codes for MALNRRNFLVLLGATTGTLALANIACAAEPAAKPTSDNKQNQAGTETFKLPPLPYAYNALEPHIDEATMQFHHDKHHAAYVKNLNDAVNKYPQLKGKSPEDLLRNLSSVPEDIRTTVRNNGGGHVNHTMFWEIMGPNGGGEPKGAIAKAITDSFGSFDKFKQQFNEAGTKRFGSGWAWLVRSKDGKLQVMSTANQDSPLMEGSFPIMGNDVWEHAYYLKYQNKRADYLTAWWNVINWDEVNKRYEQAMKS; via the coding sequence ATGGCTCTTAATCGTCGCAATTTTCTCGTGTTACTCGGTGCCACTACAGGGACATTGGCTTTGGCCAATATTGCCTGTGCCGCTGAACCTGCGGCAAAACCGACCTCAGACAATAAGCAGAATCAGGCAGGTACAGAGACTTTCAAACTACCCCCTCTACCTTATGCTTACAATGCCCTGGAACCCCATATCGACGAAGCAACCATGCAGTTTCATCATGACAAGCACCATGCGGCTTATGTGAAAAACTTGAATGACGCTGTCAATAAGTACCCACAACTCAAAGGGAAGAGTCCTGAAGACTTGCTGCGTAACCTGAGTAGTGTGCCGGAAGATATTCGGACAACGGTACGCAACAACGGTGGGGGTCATGTGAATCACACCATGTTCTGGGAAATTATGGGGCCGAATGGTGGTGGAGAACCCAAAGGTGCGATCGCTAAAGCCATTACAGATTCTTTCGGCAGCTTCGATAAATTTAAGCAGCAATTTAATGAAGCCGGAACCAAGCGTTTCGGCAGTGGATGGGCTTGGCTAGTTCGTTCTAAAGATGGCAAGCTGCAAGTAATGAGTACGGCGAATCAAGACAGTCCTCTCATGGAGGGCAGCTTTCCGATTATGGGTAACGATGTTTGGGAACATGCTTACTATCTGAAATACCAAAATAAGCGTGCTGATTACTTAACCGCTTGGTGGAATGTCATTAACTGGGATGAAGTGAACAAACGCTATGAGCAAGCGATGAAATCTTAA
- a CDS encoding HAD family hydrolase, with protein MGELRALIFDVDGTLADTERDGHRVAFNRAFARSGLHWDWSVELYGELLAIAGGKERIRFYIKEYQPDFEPPTDLDKFIADLHAIKTRYYQQIVAEGAIPLRLGVKRLLKEAREQGMRLAIATTAALPNVTALLEHTLGSDSPSWFEVIAAGDIVPAKKPAPDIYHYVLETMGLEARDCLVFEDSNHGFWASSQAGLKTVVTVNPYTQNQDFSGALLVLTDLGEPDQPFTVLAGDAGDWKYLDMSLVHHLHSVHSD; from the coding sequence ATGGGAGAACTTCGGGCATTAATTTTTGATGTTGATGGAACGTTAGCGGATACTGAACGGGATGGTCACCGAGTGGCGTTCAATCGTGCCTTTGCCAGATCGGGACTGCATTGGGATTGGTCGGTTGAGTTGTATGGTGAATTACTGGCGATCGCAGGTGGCAAAGAGCGCATTCGCTTTTACATTAAGGAGTATCAACCGGATTTTGAGCCGCCTACCGATTTAGACAAATTTATCGCTGACCTTCATGCCATTAAAACTCGATATTATCAACAAATCGTCGCCGAGGGAGCCATCCCTTTGCGCCTTGGGGTGAAGCGATTGTTGAAAGAAGCAAGAGAACAAGGGATGCGCTTAGCGATCGCCACCACAGCCGCTTTGCCGAATGTTACCGCTTTATTAGAACATACCCTCGGTTCAGATAGTCCCTCTTGGTTTGAGGTGATAGCCGCAGGTGATATCGTACCCGCTAAAAAGCCCGCTCCAGATATTTATCATTATGTACTGGAAACAATGGGTTTAGAGGCGCGGGATTGTTTGGTGTTTGAGGACTCCAATCACGGTTTCTGGGCATCTTCTCAAGCGGGATTAAAGACCGTTGTTACCGTCAATCCTTACACACAAAACCAGGATTTTTCCGGTGCCTTATTAGTATTAACTGACCTGGGAGAACCCGATCAACCCTTTACTGTATTGGCTGGTGATGCTGGGGATTGGAAGTACTTGGATATGTCACTGGTGCATCACTTGCACTCTGTACACTCGGATTGA
- a CDS encoding PAS domain-containing sensor histidine kinase — translation MSQKREGKTWGDGRQANRNRLGHRFFGRVRTVASALLPLTSRLAASGHATVAKRLRSRSRSVPEGSVPEGSVPKGSMVEEHTGFGMATNTLAADYQAWRQQFLWKRLRIALWVGMSFIFTMVIFFFWATVEDLAEQKPFKSSYFISSAVVAFCLITCYWLHKTPLGRRYPGAMFLAFSWSLTIVTQTTVALYRVPILLKPLWMIVFIIQATLIPVRWRLHVTSQFIAYVCYWVVNAALSLSAYDRVLDYVAGTLPLFWVCLVCDLSVYLYERLQQAEFSARRELELAYQRVEAAEAKYRSIFENALEGIFQSSPQGGYITANPALARIYGFNSPEELIESLTDIQHQLFVDPNCYAECMKIMQHNGMVSEFEAQIYRKDGNVIWININAREVRDEQNILLYYEGLVEDITDRKLSEEALRVFFHAVSHDLRNPVTGTLMVLKNLEQQSGDKIELPRRILERMIQSGDRQLNLINTLLEAQVNEVKGMVIHCQPLELYPFIQEVVADLEPILTKNQATVINLIPADLPQINADSTQLWRVFENLISNALNHNPPGLTLKLQAEIEGTLVCCIIQDNGVGMAQKECEHLFDLYRRGSSIKRSLGFGLGLYICRQIITAHGGKIGAVSSPGTGARFWFTLPITSSSHQTC, via the coding sequence ATGAGCCAGAAACGGGAGGGCAAGACATGGGGCGATGGTCGCCAAGCGAACCGGAACCGCCTTGGGCATCGCTTTTTCGGGAGAGTACGAACTGTTGCCAGCGCATTATTGCCCTTAACGTCAAGATTAGCGGCATCGGGTCACGCGACAGTCGCCAAGCGTTTGCGTTCGCGTTCGCGAAGCGTCCCGGAGGGAAGCGTCCCGGAGGGAAGCGTCCCGAAGGGAAGCATGGTCGAAGAGCATACCGGCTTCGGCATGGCAACAAATACCCTTGCCGCCGACTATCAAGCATGGCGACAGCAGTTCCTCTGGAAGCGCCTGCGGATTGCCTTGTGGGTGGGGATGTCCTTTATTTTCACAATGGTCATCTTTTTCTTTTGGGCAACCGTTGAAGATTTAGCAGAGCAAAAACCCTTCAAATCGTCCTATTTCATTAGCAGTGCTGTTGTAGCATTTTGCCTCATCACCTGCTATTGGCTGCACAAAACACCGTTAGGTCGTCGTTACCCAGGAGCAATGTTTCTCGCTTTTTCCTGGTCGTTAACAATCGTGACTCAGACGACCGTCGCCCTATACCGTGTTCCTATATTACTAAAGCCCCTCTGGATGATTGTATTTATTATCCAGGCGACCCTAATTCCAGTGCGTTGGCGGCTTCATGTCACCTCTCAATTCATTGCTTACGTCTGCTATTGGGTCGTGAATGCAGCGCTGAGTTTGTCAGCCTATGACCGCGTGCTGGATTATGTTGCAGGTACTTTACCTCTATTTTGGGTCTGTTTGGTTTGTGACTTATCAGTTTACTTATACGAACGCTTGCAACAAGCTGAATTTTCCGCTCGTCGAGAATTGGAACTCGCCTATCAACGAGTAGAGGCGGCTGAAGCGAAATACCGCAGTATTTTTGAGAATGCACTGGAAGGGATTTTTCAGAGTTCTCCTCAAGGTGGTTATATTACAGCAAATCCTGCACTCGCACGAATCTATGGCTTCAATTCACCAGAGGAATTGATCGAATCTCTTACAGATATTCAACATCAATTGTTTGTTGACCCCAACTGTTATGCCGAGTGCATGAAAATAATGCAGCATAATGGCATGGTATCGGAATTTGAGGCACAAATCTATCGTAAAGACGGTAATGTAATTTGGATTAATATCAATGCACGAGAGGTACGGGATGAGCAGAATATCCTGTTGTATTATGAAGGATTAGTTGAAGATATTACCGATCGCAAACTTTCAGAAGAAGCCCTACGAGTTTTTTTTCATGCCGTTTCTCATGACCTGCGTAATCCCGTAACGGGAACATTAATGGTGCTGAAAAACTTAGAGCAGCAGTCCGGAGACAAAATTGAACTGCCTCGTCGGATTTTAGAGCGGATGATTCAAAGTGGCGATCGCCAACTTAACTTAATTAACACCCTCCTAGAAGCCCAAGTTAATGAAGTCAAAGGGATGGTCATTCACTGCCAACCCCTAGAACTGTATCCATTTATTCAGGAAGTTGTGGCTGACTTGGAACCCATATTAACCAAAAATCAAGCCACTGTGATCAATTTAATTCCAGCCGATTTACCCCAAATCAATGCCGATTCAACACAACTGTGGCGCGTGTTTGAAAATTTGATTTCCAATGCCTTAAATCACAATCCACCAGGACTGACGTTGAAGCTACAAGCCGAAATTGAAGGGACTTTAGTTTGTTGTATCATTCAGGATAATGGCGTGGGGATGGCTCAAAAAGAATGTGAACACCTGTTCGATTTATATCGTCGAGGTTCCTCAATTAAACGCTCGCTTGGTTTTGGATTAGGACTCTACATTTGTCGTCAAATCATTACGGCTCATGGGGGAAAGATTGGAGCGGTAAGTAGTCCGGGAACAGGCGCTCGCTTCTGGTTTACGCTACCGATTACATCCTCTTCCCATCAGACCTGTTAA